The DNA window tTATGAACTAAACAAAgagataaatatatttaaaaaattttaaattatgtATTATTTAATACAATAAGCACTTATTGAATTATGTGTCCAACAATATTATTAAAAGCACTTAAACACTGAACAAgtacttttatttaaaaattttttatatgaAGTTCCTTTAAATAAGCTACCGTGACCCAAATGGGTCCTTAGTTCATTTAAGTATATAAAGTATTTAGAGAAGAACAATGTCTTAtaacttaatttttttatttaagaaAAGTAGATATATTTTTGGAACGGAGTAAAAAACCAAGTGATGTTTGAGTTATATGAGTAGGTCCACTTGTCCACATATCAACTTGTGGATACTGATGGACCTTTAAGACCATTCATGCTGAATAGGGAGTCGTTCCTCACCCTCCCCGTGCTTATGTTTGCGCCATGCGCGATGGGTTTTCAATAATCATTGGCAATactttctattattattttttttttgggaattatCATTAGGATGACTTGCATGAGACAATGTAAAGATTCCATTGTAATTGTGGATACTATAAGAGGTACCGTTCATTCGTCAGACTGATCAACTCAGTTTTTGAAATTTGTCCAAGTTTTAATATCAACGACGCAATCACATTGTCTACGACAATTGTTGTGAAACTCATCCAGTGCTGTGTGAGTGTACATAAAGATTGCAATTTCCCAAATATGGAAAATTTTATTCAAATGAAGGTTTTCAGTCTGCAACATAAAGGGGCGAATCAACCGTTTTGGAGAAAAATTATTTATAGCATTTCAAGGTTTTGATTTTAATGCGACTACTACGTGCTCCAACACAACCTTTTTGACACGTCATACTGTTCCCATTATAGTAAAATAATATagcacaaaataaaaaagacaaTAAGTATAAGGGTTTTCCTAACAGGTACcctatatatacatattaataattattactttttcttgtatttatatactttctctatttaatcttacctaccattcattgtatttatttattttttctaattaatcttacattttGAAAAATATGATACTTGAAATATATCTTAACGAATGTTAGACATATCCAATAAGTGTTTTTCCAACGGGTGTcctagatatatatatatactaacaATTGTTATCTTTCCTTGTATTTATATACTTTCTCTATTTAATCTTATCCTTGTATttacattttcaaaaatatgacagttgaaatatattttaataaagggagaattgtaattttggtccccaatctaTAGTGTATGCGCGGAATTATCCCCAATCTATTTCGAAAATCAATTTTGATCCCCAATCTATTCAATTTTACGCTAAAGTGGACAATTGACGGAATCTCTTCAATTTCAATCGGAACTAAGTCACGTGAGATCACGTGCGAGCACCTAAAAcccctttttcaatttttttatttctaaaacaCGCTTTTTCTAGTGGCTTAGCTTTTGGCATGGGCACTCCTATTCCTTCAGCCAGATCAATTTCCTCCTCGCCaattcttttccaatcaaaactcTGAATTAGAGATCCCAAGACCAAACCCACCACCCGCTGTGCTAGGCCAGAACCAGGGCAAGATCTCCTTCCCATCCCAAATGGAATCAGCTTTGATGGCTGAACCTGCAAGCCTTTGAATCTCTCTGGCTTGAAGCTTGTTGGATTATCCCATACGTTTGGGTCCCTGTGAACTGTCCATGCATTAACTAGCAAAATTGTGTCTCGCAGAATATTGTATCCCCCAATTTTATAGTCATCGGACGACTCATGTGGCACTAGCATTGGTGCTGCTGGGTACAACTGAAGTGTTTCTAAAATAATGTTATGAAGATAAGGAAGATTGGATAGATCATGTTCGTCGACCAATCGATTAGTCCCTACTTGAGCATCGAATTTAGCTCGAGCTTTCTCTAGCATCTCGGGTGGTTGAGCAAAAGAGACAAGGCTCATTCTATAGTCACCGATGAAGTGTCGGTTCTAGCTGTAAGCATGACCTACCAATAATATACTAGTGGTTCAATTGAATGCTCATTCCAGTTCAACGGTGAAGAATGACTAATAGGGAAAGAATATACTTACCAGTATAATCCCTTTGATCATTTGGTCCGTATAATCCCATTGATTTCCAATTATTATCATCTGCTCTTCTCTCTCAGctgcttgcttgcttgcttaTGAAGTAGTACTGCTACTGCTGCTCCTGTTGTTTGTGCAGGAGAGTTGAACTAGGTCCGTCTCTGGCGTTGATTGCAGATTATCTCCATTACTAATGGAGGCAGGAACGAGACTTAGACTTGGAGGCCAAGCTGAGCTTCTTACTTGTGCTGTGGGTTTTGGGGGTTTGAAGGCAGCGGCCAACAAGAGGAGTAATTTAGATTGTGAGATTAACCTTTGCATGTCTTTGTTTAATAAagttgaaaatattaaaaaacgtgatttagaaattaaaaaattgaaaaaggggTTTTAGGTGCCGGCATGTGATCTCACGTGACTTAGTTCCGATTGAAATTGAAGAGATTTCGTCAATTGTCCACTTTAGCACAAAATTGAAtagattggggaccaaaattgaTTTTCGAAATAGATTGGGGATAATTTCGCACATGCACTATAGATTGGGGACTAAAATtacaattttccctttaataaaTGCCTATAGAACACGTGAACAGACCCTAAGAATAATACATATGATAATGTGAATGaagaaaaaacatatgatccTTACGATTTAAACTATGGataagtttttattttcttgcaaaatTAGAAAATGGTCAGTAAGTATCATATCATTTTCACGCACTTCTAAAGTGGTTGTGTCGTCATTTTCATAAATTTTCTTCTAAAGATTCCACTGGAATATTAGCAAGTGGGTTGGACGTACCTATGTTTCCAAATAAAAGAAGCCAATTTAGAGAATATTAGAAATTGAAAGCTCCACAAATCCCTTTGCGTAGATAAGAAAGCAATCTTTATCAACTTTGACataaaaattaaactaatacTCCAATGTAAACGTCCTAGGCTCACATGGCACTAAAATCAAATTTCAGTTATCACCTGCCTACATATATAGTTTCAGTTCTTCTAAAGTAGCATTCTAATTTCAGTATTCTGCTCAACTGTCAAGTTGGATATGGAGAACAAGATGGAGTTAGAGAAAAAGATGAGTGAAAGTGGAGAAGAGCATGGAGAg is part of the Coffea eugenioides isolate CCC68of chromosome 6, Ceug_1.0, whole genome shotgun sequence genome and encodes:
- the LOC113774012 gene encoding cytochrome P450 81D1-like codes for the protein MSLVSFAQPPEMLEKARAKFDAQVGTNRLVDEHDLSNLPYLHNIILETLQLYPAAPMLVPHESSDDYKIGGYNILRDTILLVNAWTVHRDPNVWDNPTSFKPERFKGLQVQPSKLIPFGMGRRSCPGSGLAQRVVGLVLGSLIQSFDWKRIGEEEIDLAEGIGVPMPKAKPLEKACFRNKKIEKGVLGART